One window of Amaranthus tricolor cultivar Red isolate AtriRed21 chromosome 11, ASM2621246v1, whole genome shotgun sequence genomic DNA carries:
- the LOC130827662 gene encoding uncharacterized protein LOC130827662 isoform X1 encodes MADEQNMEAPECPVCLQPYDDNTIPRVLGCGHSACQSCLANLHKLNLSSSPSPYTIRCPCCTQLVKFPHPQGPTALPKNIDLLQLSFLLQNPNSAKPKSPLIKANSPPRRRFKLWFDELFSYWKKWILPYDVVLKEDGLKLDNCKIALCSDLGLTDVIRCRLVENQEVGFVKLVGFDFNESLMDYSYVGKIMVCLSRMNDSQRDEISSLLLLSLKNSRVCSVLGLWLDEVNSGFLYLITQRMTIKNESLNFGNGIEKDNKGDGGFYLGLLGVELCEALISLNVQGFLCGCLGLSCLCFDEFGHIRLDLGEALVVGANFFNCVVEGVVGGRNMDEFEVGLLIGKVTEMNVFVSPEVVFELLIRDGVAIENNEVSYSVCYGSDVWLLACILIRVLIGDQFSLEMYNYLRLLFNGVSGCENIYLKWVATINAMLEPLLVGNYASLHEILLKCLNFDPKSRPLIIEVWKCIEGLNKHPFMNHIPSLNNESVKENFDHCLALGELCSMVSDLRNRSRTSKSQNDDGKHDLSLDGENRVDNVVEGLSAGKVRCKNLQGHLDCITGLCVGGGYLFSSSFDKTVIVWSLQDFTHVHTFTGHEHRVMALVFVNQEKPLCISADSGGGIFAWQIDEPLAQQPLTKWYEEKDWRYSGIHALAVSESGYLFTGSGDRLIKAWLLKDHTLVCSMEGHKSVVSTLALCNGVLYSGSWDGTVRLWCLNDHTPLAVFGEDMPGTMSSVLFLFADLNMIIGAHENGCIKIWVNDVLKKSFKSHNGAVFSVAKEGNVLLTGGWDRTVKFQEATGGESEMNIVEVGSIACDSVITALLCVQGTLFVGCANKLIKAYHCGE; translated from the exons ATGGCGGATGAACAAAATATGGAGGCACCAGAATGCCCAGTTTGTCTGCAACCTTACGATGACAATACAATCCCTCGTGTACTCGGATGTGGTCATTCAGCTTGCCAATCATGCCTTGCAAACCTCCATAAACTCAACCTCTCTTCATCTCCATCTCCGTACACCATTCGATGTCCTTGTTGTACTCAGCTAGTCAAGTTCCCTCATCCTCAGGGCCCCACGGCCCTCCCTAAAAACATTGACCTCCTTCAGTTATCTTTCCTTCTCCAAAACCCCAATTCAGCAAAACCAAAATCACCATTGATCAAAGCCAATTCGCCTCCACGACGTCGTTTTAAATTATGGTTCGATGAACTTTTTAGCTATTGGAAGAAATGGATTCTTCCTTACGATGTCGTTTTAAAGGAGGATGGATTGAAATTGGATAATTGTAAGATTGCACTTTGTTCTGATTTGGGTTTAACTGATGTCATTCGGTGTCGGTTGGTGGAAAATCAGGAGGTTGGTTTTGTTAAATTAGTGGGTTTTGACTTTAATGAGTCTTTAATGGATTATAGTTATGTGGGTAAAATTATGGTGTGTTTGAGTCGGATGAATGATTCCCAAAGAGATGAAATTAGTTCTCTTTTGTtgttatcattgaagaattctAGGGTTTGTAGTGTTCTGGGATTGTGGCTTGATGAGGTAAATAGTGGGtttctttatttaattactCAGAGAATGACAATCAAAAATGAGTCATTGAATTTCGGAAATGGGATTGAAAAAGATAATAAAGGGGATGGTGGGTTTTATTTGGGATTACTTGGTGTAGAATTATGTGAAGCCTTGATTAGTTTGAATGTTCAGGGCTTTTTGTGTGGTTGTTTGGGACTGTCATGCCTTTGCTTCGATGAATTCGGGCATATTCGTCTTGATCTAGGGGAAGCACTGGTCGTTGGAGCGAATTTTTTCAATTGTGTTGTCGAGGGAGTCGTAGGTGGTCGGAATATGGATGAGTTCGAGGTGGGATTGCTTATTGGTAAGGTGACCGAAATGAATGTTTTCGTAAGCCCAGAAGTAGTGTTTGAGTTGCTTATTAGGGACGGTGTTGCGATAGAGAACAATGAGGTGAGTTATTCAGTATGTTATGGGAGTGATGTTTGGTTATTAGCCTGTATTTTGATAAGGGTTCTAATTGGAGATCAATTTTCTTTAGAGATGTACAATTATTTGAGACTTCTCTTTAATGGAGTTTCTGGGTGTGAGAATATCTATCTGAAGTGGGTAGCAACCATAAATGCTATGTTGGAGCCATTACTGGTTGGTAATTATGCATCATTACATGAAATTTTGCTaaaatgtttgaattttgatCCAAAAAGTAGACCACTTATAATTGAAGTTTGGAAGTGTATTGAAGGGCTGAATAAACACCCTTTTATGAATCATATCCCTAGCTTGAATAATGAATCCGTGAAGGAGAATTTTGACCATTGCTTGGCCTTGGGAGAGTTGTGTAGTATGGTAAGTGATCTAAGAAATAGATCAAGAACTTCAAAATCACAAAATGATGATGGTAAACATGATCTTTCTTTGGATGGGGAGAATAGAGTAGATAATGTTGTTGAGGGATTATCTGCAGGAAAAGTGCGATGTAAGAATTTGCAGGGTCATTTGGATTGTATAACAGGATTGTGTGTTGGAG GCGGGTATCTTTTTAGCTCGTCCTTTGATAAAACAGTCATAGTGTGGTCTTTGCAG GATTTTACACATGTGCATACATTTACAGGTCATGAACACCGAGTCATGGCATTGGTGTTTGTAAATCAAGAAAAACCCTTGTGCATTAGTGCTGACAGCGGAGGTGGTATATTTGCCTGGCAAATTGATGAGCCGTTGGCTCAACAACCCTTGACCAAATGGTATGAAGAAAAAGATTGGCGTTATAGTGGTATTCACGCTCTCGCTGTTTCTGAATCTGGTTATCTCTTCACTGGCAGCGGTGACAGATTAATAAAAGCTTGGTTATTGAAG GATCATACCCTTGTATGCAGTATGGAAGGTCATAAATCAGTGGTATCTACTCTAGCATTATGCAATGGGGTTCTTTACAGTGGAAGTTGGGACGGCACCGTTCGACTGTGGTGCCTTAACGATCATACTCCTCTAGCTGTCTTTGGTGAAGACATGCCTGGTACTATGTCATCTGTGCTGTTTCTCTTTGCTGATCTAAATATGATCATTGGAGCTCATGAGAATGGCTGTATAAAG ATTTGGGTGAATGATGTATTGAAAAAGTCATTCAAGAGCCATAATGGGGCTGTTTTTTCTGTTGCCAAGGAAGGGAATGTGCTGCTCACTGGAGGATGGGATCGAACTGTAAAATTCCAG GAGGCAACAGGAGGCGAATCCGAGATGAATATCGTTGAAGTTGGATCCATTGCTTGTGATTCGGTCATAACTGCTTTGTTGTGTGTGCAAGGGACTCTTTTTGTTGGGTGTGCTAACAAACTTATAAAG GCATATCACTGTGGCGAATGA
- the LOC130827662 gene encoding uncharacterized protein LOC130827662 isoform X2, producing MADEQNMEAPECPVCLQPYDDNTIPRVLGCGHSACQSCLANLHKLNLSSSPSPYTIRCPCCTQLVKFPHPQGPTALPKNIDLLQLSFLLQNPNSAKPKSPLIKANSPPRRRFKLWFDELFSYWKKWILPYDVVLKEDGLKLDNCKIALCSDLGLTDVIRCRLVENQEVGFVKLVGFDFNESLMDYSYVGKIMVCLSRMNDSQRDEISSLLLLSLKNSRVCSVLGLWLDEVNSGFLYLITQRMTIKNESLNFGNGIEKDNKGDGGFYLGLLGVELCEALISLNVQGFLCGCLGLSCLCFDEFGHIRLDLGEALVVGANFFNCVVEGVVGGRNMDEFEVGLLIGKVTEMNVFVSPEVVFELLIRDGVAIENNEVSYSVCYGSDVWLLACILIRVLIGDQFSLEMYNYLRLLFNGVSGCENIYLKWVATINAMLEPLLVGNYASLHEILLKCLNFDPKSRPLIIEVWKCIEGLNKHPFMNHIPSLNNESVKENFDHCLALGELCSMVSDLRNRSRTSKSQNDDGKHDLSLDGENRVDNVVEGLSAGKVRCKNLQGHLDCITGLCVGGHEHRVMALVFVNQEKPLCISADSGGGIFAWQIDEPLAQQPLTKWYEEKDWRYSGIHALAVSESGYLFTGSGDRLIKAWLLKDHTLVCSMEGHKSVVSTLALCNGVLYSGSWDGTVRLWCLNDHTPLAVFGEDMPGTMSSVLFLFADLNMIIGAHENGCIKIWVNDVLKKSFKSHNGAVFSVAKEGNVLLTGGWDRTVKFQEATGGESEMNIVEVGSIACDSVITALLCVQGTLFVGCANKLIKAYHCGE from the exons ATGGCGGATGAACAAAATATGGAGGCACCAGAATGCCCAGTTTGTCTGCAACCTTACGATGACAATACAATCCCTCGTGTACTCGGATGTGGTCATTCAGCTTGCCAATCATGCCTTGCAAACCTCCATAAACTCAACCTCTCTTCATCTCCATCTCCGTACACCATTCGATGTCCTTGTTGTACTCAGCTAGTCAAGTTCCCTCATCCTCAGGGCCCCACGGCCCTCCCTAAAAACATTGACCTCCTTCAGTTATCTTTCCTTCTCCAAAACCCCAATTCAGCAAAACCAAAATCACCATTGATCAAAGCCAATTCGCCTCCACGACGTCGTTTTAAATTATGGTTCGATGAACTTTTTAGCTATTGGAAGAAATGGATTCTTCCTTACGATGTCGTTTTAAAGGAGGATGGATTGAAATTGGATAATTGTAAGATTGCACTTTGTTCTGATTTGGGTTTAACTGATGTCATTCGGTGTCGGTTGGTGGAAAATCAGGAGGTTGGTTTTGTTAAATTAGTGGGTTTTGACTTTAATGAGTCTTTAATGGATTATAGTTATGTGGGTAAAATTATGGTGTGTTTGAGTCGGATGAATGATTCCCAAAGAGATGAAATTAGTTCTCTTTTGTtgttatcattgaagaattctAGGGTTTGTAGTGTTCTGGGATTGTGGCTTGATGAGGTAAATAGTGGGtttctttatttaattactCAGAGAATGACAATCAAAAATGAGTCATTGAATTTCGGAAATGGGATTGAAAAAGATAATAAAGGGGATGGTGGGTTTTATTTGGGATTACTTGGTGTAGAATTATGTGAAGCCTTGATTAGTTTGAATGTTCAGGGCTTTTTGTGTGGTTGTTTGGGACTGTCATGCCTTTGCTTCGATGAATTCGGGCATATTCGTCTTGATCTAGGGGAAGCACTGGTCGTTGGAGCGAATTTTTTCAATTGTGTTGTCGAGGGAGTCGTAGGTGGTCGGAATATGGATGAGTTCGAGGTGGGATTGCTTATTGGTAAGGTGACCGAAATGAATGTTTTCGTAAGCCCAGAAGTAGTGTTTGAGTTGCTTATTAGGGACGGTGTTGCGATAGAGAACAATGAGGTGAGTTATTCAGTATGTTATGGGAGTGATGTTTGGTTATTAGCCTGTATTTTGATAAGGGTTCTAATTGGAGATCAATTTTCTTTAGAGATGTACAATTATTTGAGACTTCTCTTTAATGGAGTTTCTGGGTGTGAGAATATCTATCTGAAGTGGGTAGCAACCATAAATGCTATGTTGGAGCCATTACTGGTTGGTAATTATGCATCATTACATGAAATTTTGCTaaaatgtttgaattttgatCCAAAAAGTAGACCACTTATAATTGAAGTTTGGAAGTGTATTGAAGGGCTGAATAAACACCCTTTTATGAATCATATCCCTAGCTTGAATAATGAATCCGTGAAGGAGAATTTTGACCATTGCTTGGCCTTGGGAGAGTTGTGTAGTATGGTAAGTGATCTAAGAAATAGATCAAGAACTTCAAAATCACAAAATGATGATGGTAAACATGATCTTTCTTTGGATGGGGAGAATAGAGTAGATAATGTTGTTGAGGGATTATCTGCAGGAAAAGTGCGATGTAAGAATTTGCAGGGTCATTTGGATTGTATAACAGGATTGTGTGTTGGAG GTCATGAACACCGAGTCATGGCATTGGTGTTTGTAAATCAAGAAAAACCCTTGTGCATTAGTGCTGACAGCGGAGGTGGTATATTTGCCTGGCAAATTGATGAGCCGTTGGCTCAACAACCCTTGACCAAATGGTATGAAGAAAAAGATTGGCGTTATAGTGGTATTCACGCTCTCGCTGTTTCTGAATCTGGTTATCTCTTCACTGGCAGCGGTGACAGATTAATAAAAGCTTGGTTATTGAAG GATCATACCCTTGTATGCAGTATGGAAGGTCATAAATCAGTGGTATCTACTCTAGCATTATGCAATGGGGTTCTTTACAGTGGAAGTTGGGACGGCACCGTTCGACTGTGGTGCCTTAACGATCATACTCCTCTAGCTGTCTTTGGTGAAGACATGCCTGGTACTATGTCATCTGTGCTGTTTCTCTTTGCTGATCTAAATATGATCATTGGAGCTCATGAGAATGGCTGTATAAAG ATTTGGGTGAATGATGTATTGAAAAAGTCATTCAAGAGCCATAATGGGGCTGTTTTTTCTGTTGCCAAGGAAGGGAATGTGCTGCTCACTGGAGGATGGGATCGAACTGTAAAATTCCAG GAGGCAACAGGAGGCGAATCCGAGATGAATATCGTTGAAGTTGGATCCATTGCTTGTGATTCGGTCATAACTGCTTTGTTGTGTGTGCAAGGGACTCTTTTTGTTGGGTGTGCTAACAAACTTATAAAG GCATATCACTGTGGCGAATGA